The Candidatus Polarisedimenticolia bacterium genome window below encodes:
- a CDS encoding sigma-54 dependent transcriptional regulator, giving the protein MRSADRILLVEDKDSLRAVLRKTLEAEGFGVDEAPDGGIALDRIRRDRFAMILTDLRLPAASGHDVLKAAIASDPEMPVIMMTAYGTIKDAVSAMKAGAYDYLEKPVDADHLLALVRRALDHRSLVHENAQLKERFSQELHTPEILGDSPALQRALDQVRKVAPTDATVLLLGESGSGKELFARAVHHLSGRKAHSFFPINCAAIPENLLESELFGYEKGAFTGASGTKRGKFEIADRGTLFLDEIGDLSLGLQGKVLRVIEQRQFERVGGTETRSVDIRLVAATNKDLKGLVGQGAFRQDLFFRLSVFPVTVPPLRERPEDIPILARHFIRKFAAEQKKRGPITLSDDALRDLCAYAWPGNVRELENSIERALILGEGDRLLPEHLSLPGGVREEPRTRPGRG; this is encoded by the coding sequence GTGAGGTCCGCCGACCGCATCCTCCTGGTCGAAGACAAGGACAGCCTGCGCGCCGTCCTGAGAAAGACGCTCGAGGCCGAGGGCTTCGGAGTCGACGAGGCTCCCGACGGCGGCATCGCGCTCGACCGGATACGGCGCGATCGGTTCGCGATGATCCTGACCGACCTCCGGCTTCCGGCGGCCTCCGGCCACGACGTTCTCAAGGCGGCCATCGCGTCCGACCCGGAGATGCCGGTCATCATGATGACCGCCTACGGGACGATCAAGGACGCGGTCAGCGCCATGAAGGCCGGGGCCTACGATTATCTGGAGAAGCCGGTCGATGCCGATCATCTCCTGGCGCTGGTGCGCCGCGCCCTCGACCACCGGAGCCTCGTGCACGAGAACGCGCAGCTGAAGGAGCGCTTCTCCCAGGAGCTCCACACCCCGGAAATCCTCGGCGACAGCCCCGCCCTTCAGCGCGCCCTCGACCAGGTGCGCAAGGTGGCGCCGACCGATGCCACCGTGCTGCTGCTCGGGGAAAGCGGCTCGGGGAAGGAGCTGTTCGCCCGCGCGGTGCACCACCTGAGCGGCCGCAAGGCGCACTCCTTCTTCCCGATCAACTGCGCCGCCATACCGGAGAACCTCCTCGAGAGCGAGTTGTTCGGGTACGAGAAAGGGGCGTTCACCGGCGCCTCCGGCACCAAGCGGGGCAAGTTCGAGATCGCGGACAGGGGGACCCTGTTCCTCGACGAGATCGGCGACCTGTCGCTCGGGCTGCAGGGGAAGGTCCTGCGGGTCATCGAGCAGCGCCAGTTCGAGAGGGTGGGGGGGACCGAAACGCGGAGCGTCGACATCCGCCTGGTGGCCGCCACGAACAAGGACCTGAAGGGGCTGGTGGGCCAGGGGGCCTTCCGGCAGGACCTCTTCTTCCGCCTGTCGGTCTTCCCGGTCACCGTCCCGCCGCTGCGCGAGAGGCCCGAGGACATCCCGATCCTGGCGCGGCATTTCATACGAAAGTTCGCCGCCGAGCAGAAGAAGCGCGGCCCGATCACGCTCTCCGACGACGCCCTCAGGGACCTGTGCGCCTATGCCTGGCCGGGAAACGTGCGCGAGCTGGAGAACTCGATCGAAAGGGCCCTGATCCTGGGTGAGGGGGACCGGCTCCTGCCGGAGCACCTGAGCCTTCCGGGCGGGGTCCGCGAGGAACCACGGACACGCCCGGGCCGGGGCTGA
- a CDS encoding prepilin-type N-terminal cleavage/methylation domain-containing protein, translating into MRSERGMSLAELTVVMVLVAVVTTAVATYSIPWLGREEMRGAVYTIQEYLQLARVQAVSRNRDCRFLIDSVSRQVRAILIRKDPRTGRWSAGDGRSPITTFTAPELPPGTRTVPIPASGARQNPPAG; encoded by the coding sequence ATGCGCAGCGAACGGGGCATGAGCCTGGCCGAGTTGACCGTCGTCATGGTCCTGGTCGCGGTCGTCACGACGGCCGTCGCGACCTACTCGATCCCCTGGCTCGGCAGGGAAGAGATGCGGGGAGCCGTCTACACCATCCAGGAATATCTGCAGCTGGCGCGCGTCCAGGCGGTCTCGCGCAATCGCGACTGCCGGTTCCTGATCGACAGCGTCTCGCGCCAGGTTCGCGCGATTCTCATCCGAAAGGACCCTCGGACCGGGCGGTGGAGCGCCGGGGACGGACGCTCTCCGATCACGACCTTTACGGCCCCGGAGCTGCCACCCGGGACACGGACCGTCCCGATTCCGGCCTCCGGCGCCCGGCAGAATCCCCCCGCCGGGTAG
- a CDS encoding cyclic 2,3-diphosphoglycerate synthase: MSARRVLIMGAAGRDFHDFNVRYRDHPEFEVVGFTATQIPNITDRRYPAQLAGPRYPDGIPIYEEDRIEELIGRLSVDLVVFAYSDVSHEHVMHKGSQVIAAGADFVLMGFNETSLKSVKPVVSVCAVRTGAGKSQTTRRVCRKLLDRGRRVVAVRHPMPYGDLVKQAVQRFAAFEDLDRYECTIEEREEYEPHLKNGTVVYAGVDYGAILKEAEREADVIVWDGGNNDLPFYKPDVEIVVVDPHRPGHELRYHPGEANLRRASCIVINKIDTADKRGIEEVKANIARYNPRALVIEGASPVTVEDPTAIRGKRVLVVEDGPTLTHGEMGYGAGVIAAQRFGAASLVDPRPYAVGSIAATFRKYPGIGPLLPAVGYGEKQMDELKQTIEKVDCDLVLIATPIDLRRTIRFERPALRVTYELQEIGKPDLDDALDRLPFGS, encoded by the coding sequence ATGAGCGCGCGACGTGTCCTGATCATGGGTGCGGCCGGAAGGGACTTCCACGACTTCAACGTCCGCTACCGCGACCATCCGGAATTCGAGGTCGTGGGGTTCACGGCCACACAGATCCCGAACATCACCGATCGGCGCTACCCGGCGCAGCTCGCCGGCCCCCGTTACCCCGACGGCATTCCGATCTACGAGGAGGACCGGATCGAGGAGCTCATCGGCCGCCTGTCGGTCGACCTGGTCGTGTTCGCCTACTCCGACGTGTCCCACGAGCACGTGATGCACAAGGGATCGCAGGTGATCGCCGCGGGGGCCGATTTCGTCCTCATGGGATTCAACGAGACCTCCCTGAAATCGGTGAAGCCGGTCGTTTCGGTGTGCGCCGTCCGCACGGGCGCGGGCAAGAGCCAGACGACGCGCCGCGTCTGCCGCAAGCTCCTGGACCGGGGCCGGCGCGTGGTCGCCGTGAGGCATCCGATGCCCTACGGCGATCTGGTGAAGCAGGCGGTGCAGCGCTTCGCCGCCTTCGAGGACCTGGACCGCTACGAGTGCACCATCGAGGAGCGTGAAGAGTACGAGCCGCACCTCAAGAACGGCACGGTGGTGTACGCGGGGGTCGACTACGGGGCGATCCTCAAGGAGGCGGAGCGCGAGGCAGACGTCATCGTCTGGGACGGCGGCAACAACGACCTGCCGTTCTACAAACCGGACGTCGAAATCGTCGTCGTCGATCCTCACAGGCCGGGGCACGAGCTGAGATACCACCCGGGAGAGGCGAACCTGAGGCGCGCCTCGTGCATCGTCATCAACAAGATCGACACGGCGGACAAGCGCGGGATCGAAGAGGTCAAGGCGAACATCGCGCGCTACAATCCGAGAGCGCTCGTCATCGAGGGAGCCTCCCCCGTGACCGTGGAGGACCCGACCGCCATCCGCGGGAAGCGCGTCCTGGTGGTCGAGGACGGCCCCACCCTCACGCACGGCGAGATGGGATACGGCGCCGGGGTCATCGCCGCGCAGCGGTTCGGCGCCGCCTCGCTGGTCGATCCGCGGCCGTACGCGGTCGGATCGATCGCGGCGACGTTCAGGAAGTACCCGGGGATCGGGCCCCTCCTGCCGGCCGTCGGATATGGCGAGAAGCAGATGGACGAGCTGAAGCAGACCATCGAGAAGGTGGACTGCGACTTGGTGCTGATCGCGACGCCCATCGACCTGCGCCGGACCATTCGCTTCGAGAGGCCGGCCCTCCGGGTGACGTACGAGCTGCAGGAAATCGGCAAGCCCGACCTGGACGACGCCCTCGACCGGCTCCCGTTCGGCTCCTAG
- the arcC gene encoding carbamate kinase has product MPPRGQLAVVAFGGNALIKKGQEGTQWEQIENARETAHSLIPILKEGYRLVLVHGNGPQVGNILIQVEEAVTKVPPLSLDLCVGMSEGSIGYLLEIALLNELRRSRLRRPAGVVTLVTEVVVDPDDPGFRRPTKPIGPFYPRFRAEFLMHKQGWSMVEDAGRGWRKVVPSPRPLEVVQKEAIRRAVEDGSIVIAGGGGGIPVYRTGQGELRGVEAVIDKDYTAALIASDLKADLFIILTGVEQVAIHFGRPDQKGIRRMDVTEARRHQADGQFPEGSMGPKIRAAIEFVEKTGRHVLITSGPRLPDAMRGRAGTLLLAAAKAARPARSGAARLKVRGRGSAR; this is encoded by the coding sequence ATGCCGCCGCGCGGACAACTTGCGGTCGTCGCCTTCGGCGGCAACGCCCTCATCAAGAAAGGGCAGGAGGGGACCCAGTGGGAGCAGATCGAGAACGCCCGGGAGACGGCGCACTCGCTGATTCCGATCCTCAAGGAAGGCTATCGACTGGTCCTGGTGCACGGAAACGGTCCTCAGGTCGGCAACATCCTGATCCAGGTCGAGGAGGCGGTGACGAAGGTCCCCCCCCTCTCGCTCGACCTGTGCGTCGGCATGTCGGAGGGGAGCATCGGCTACCTTCTCGAGATCGCCCTCCTCAACGAGCTCAGGCGGAGCCGCCTGAGGCGGCCTGCCGGGGTGGTCACCCTGGTCACCGAGGTCGTCGTCGATCCGGACGATCCGGGCTTCCGGCGGCCGACCAAGCCGATCGGTCCGTTCTACCCCCGCTTCCGGGCGGAATTCCTGATGCACAAGCAGGGATGGTCGATGGTCGAGGACGCCGGCCGCGGCTGGCGCAAGGTGGTCCCCAGCCCGAGGCCTCTCGAAGTGGTGCAGAAGGAGGCGATCCGGCGGGCGGTGGAGGACGGCAGCATCGTCATCGCGGGCGGCGGGGGCGGCATCCCGGTGTACCGGACAGGGCAGGGAGAGCTGCGGGGGGTCGAGGCGGTCATCGACAAGGACTACACGGCCGCGCTCATCGCCTCCGATCTCAAGGCCGACCTGTTCATCATCCTGACCGGCGTCGAGCAGGTGGCGATCCACTTCGGCAGGCCCGACCAGAAAGGGATCAGGCGCATGGACGTGACCGAGGCCCGGAGGCATCAGGCCGACGGACAGTTCCCCGAGGGGAGCATGGGGCCCAAGATCCGGGCGGCCATCGAGTTCGTGGAGAAAACCGGAAGGCACGTCCTGATCACCTCGGGGCCGAGGCTTCCCGACGCGATGCGGGGCCGCGCGGGCACGCTCCTCCTCGCCGCGGCGAAGGCCGCTCGTCCGGCGCGATCCGGGGCGGCGCGCCTCAAGGTGCGCGGCCGGGGGTCGGCGCGGTGA
- the argF gene encoding ornithine carbamoyltransferase, with product MKNADLVSIHDLSREEMTEILDLAARIKRDPGAFAATLPNRTLAMIFEKPSLRTRVSFEAGMTQLGGHAIYLGPADISMGRRESVADIARTLSGMADGIMARTFSHQAIIDLAKHATIPVINGLSDHSHPCQALADFLTIREVLGRTEGITLAYVGDGNNVTHSLMYAAAKLGANVRVATPPGYAPDPEVVRRARADAAGSGATLAIGHDVDEAVQGADVVYTDTWASMGQEAEHDARVVVFRPFQVNARVMARAAKGAMFLHCLPAHRGEEVTDDVIESGASAVFRQAANRLHAQKAVLVLLMGGQAGIR from the coding sequence ATGAAGAACGCCGATCTCGTTTCGATTCATGACCTGTCGCGCGAGGAGATGACGGAGATTCTCGACCTCGCGGCGCGCATCAAGCGGGATCCGGGCGCGTTTGCGGCCACGCTTCCGAACCGGACGCTGGCGATGATCTTCGAGAAGCCCTCGCTGCGTACGCGCGTGAGCTTCGAGGCCGGCATGACCCAGCTCGGCGGCCATGCCATCTACCTGGGACCCGCCGACATCTCGATGGGCCGGCGTGAAAGCGTGGCCGACATCGCGCGCACGCTGTCCGGCATGGCCGACGGCATCATGGCCCGGACGTTCTCGCATCAGGCGATCATCGATCTGGCGAAGCACGCCACCATCCCGGTGATCAACGGCCTGTCCGATCACTCCCACCCGTGCCAGGCGCTGGCCGATTTCCTGACGATCCGGGAGGTGCTCGGGCGCACGGAGGGGATCACCCTGGCCTACGTCGGCGACGGCAACAACGTCACCCACTCCCTGATGTACGCCGCGGCCAAGCTGGGAGCGAACGTCCGGGTCGCCACGCCGCCCGGCTACGCTCCCGACCCCGAGGTGGTGCGGCGGGCGCGTGCGGACGCGGCCGGAAGCGGCGCCACCCTGGCGATCGGACATGACGTGGACGAGGCGGTCCAGGGCGCCGACGTGGTCTACACCGACACCTGGGCGAGCATGGGGCAGGAGGCGGAGCACGACGCGCGGGTCGTCGTGTTCCGGCCGTTCCAGGTCAATGCCAGGGTCATGGCGCGCGCCGCCAAGGGGGCCATGTTCCTGCACTGCCTGCCGGCGCACCGGGGAGAAGAGGTCACCGACGACGTCATCGAATCGGGCGCTTCGGCCGTCTTCCGGCAGGCGGCCAACCGCCTGCACGCGCAGAAGGCGGTGCTGGTCCTGCTGATGGGCGGCCAAGCGGGCATCAGGTAA
- the rplM gene encoding 50S ribosomal protein L13 codes for MKTYVCKQAEADRKWIMVDADGQTLGRLSTFVARILMGKHRPTYTPFADAGDFVVVINAGRVRLTGRKLEKKLYRWHTGYPGGLKEVPAGKMLKAHPTRVIEWSVKGMLPKGSLGRKLGTKLKVYPGPQHPHQAQKPETVAIPA; via the coding sequence ATGAAAACGTACGTCTGTAAGCAGGCCGAAGCGGACCGGAAGTGGATCATGGTGGATGCGGACGGCCAGACGCTCGGCCGCCTGTCCACGTTCGTGGCCCGAATCCTGATGGGGAAGCACCGCCCCACGTACACGCCGTTCGCCGACGCGGGCGACTTCGTGGTGGTCATCAACGCGGGCAGGGTCCGCCTGACGGGCCGCAAACTGGAGAAGAAGCTCTACCGCTGGCATACCGGCTACCCCGGAGGCCTCAAGGAGGTCCCGGCGGGGAAGATGCTCAAGGCCCATCCCACGCGCGTGATCGAGTGGTCGGTGAAAGGCATGCTGCCGAAGGGAAGCCTCGGCCGAAAGCTCGGCACGAAGCTCAAGGTCTACCCCGGGCCCCAGCATCCGCACCAGGCCCAGAAACCCGAGACCGTTGCCATCCCGGCCTGA
- the rpsI gene encoding 30S ribosomal protein S9, producing the protein MAAVQFYSTGRRKTATARVYLRPGAGNLVVNRRPIDAYFHTDALKRVVREPLALTETAEKFDVLVNVAGGGEAGQAGAIRHGIARALVLFEPALRGRLKEAGFLTRDSRVKERKKYGQRGARARFQYSKR; encoded by the coding sequence ATGGCGGCTGTGCAGTTCTACTCGACGGGACGACGCAAGACCGCGACGGCGCGGGTCTACCTGCGTCCCGGCGCGGGCAACCTGGTGGTCAACCGGCGCCCGATCGACGCCTACTTCCATACCGACGCGCTGAAGCGCGTGGTGCGTGAGCCTCTGGCCCTCACCGAGACCGCGGAGAAGTTCGACGTCCTGGTCAACGTGGCGGGCGGCGGCGAGGCGGGCCAGGCCGGAGCCATCCGGCACGGCATCGCCCGCGCCCTCGTGCTGTTCGAGCCGGCGCTCAGGGGGCGGCTGAAGGAGGCCGGCTTCCTGACGCGCGACTCGCGCGTGAAGGAACGGAAGAAATACGGGCAGCGCGGAGCGCGGGCCCGCTTCCAGTATTCGAAGCGTTAG
- the tsf gene encoding translation elongation factor Ts, with amino-acid sequence MDITASLVKELREKSGAPMMDCKSALVEAEGDLERAHKILRQKGQATASKRSAKATSEGAVSAYIHAGGRIGVLIEVNCETDFVARTADFQTLTKDLAMHIAASEPKAVDRDEVTESVLNEEREIYRQQAAATGKPPAVIEKIVAGRMEKFYQEFCLLEQPFVRDPNLTVRDVINAVIAKTGENIRVKRFARFVLGQDGAPKGTGHTSR; translated from the coding sequence ATGGACATCACCGCGTCACTGGTCAAGGAGCTCCGCGAAAAGAGCGGCGCGCCGATGATGGATTGCAAGTCGGCGCTGGTCGAGGCCGAGGGGGACCTGGAGCGCGCCCACAAGATCCTGAGGCAGAAGGGACAGGCGACCGCCTCGAAGCGATCGGCCAAGGCGACGAGCGAGGGTGCGGTCTCGGCCTACATCCACGCCGGCGGGCGGATCGGGGTCCTGATCGAAGTGAACTGCGAGACCGATTTCGTCGCCCGGACGGCCGACTTTCAGACGCTCACCAAGGACCTGGCGATGCACATCGCCGCCTCCGAGCCGAAAGCGGTGGACCGGGACGAAGTGACCGAGAGCGTCCTGAACGAGGAGCGCGAGATCTACCGGCAGCAGGCCGCGGCCACGGGGAAGCCGCCGGCCGTGATCGAGAAGATCGTCGCCGGGCGGATGGAGAAGTTCTACCAGGAGTTCTGCCTTCTCGAGCAGCCGTTCGTGCGCGATCCCAACCTGACGGTCAGGGACGTCATCAACGCGGTCATCGCCAAGACGGGCGAGAACATCCGGGTCAAGCGGTTCGCGCGTTTCGTGCTGGGCCAGGACGGCGCGCCGAAGGGAACGGGGCACACGTCGCGCTAG
- the pyrH gene encoding UMP kinase, translating into MAKQPRYRRILLKLSGEALMGAKPFGFEFDVVRSIAEQVREVHGLGVEVAMVIGGGNIYRGLAGATNGIDRVTGDHMGMLATVINSLAMQDALEKLDVHTRVLSAIEIRQVAEPYIRRRAMRHLEKGRVVIIAAGTGNPFFTTDSAAALRAMEVKAEVILKATQVDGIYSADPKKNPKAQKFEAITYLEVLEKGLKVMDATAISLCMDNHLPIIVFNLGVRGNILRAVTGEKIGSIVKE; encoded by the coding sequence GTGGCCAAGCAGCCGAGATACCGCCGCATCCTTCTCAAGCTCTCCGGCGAAGCCCTCATGGGCGCGAAGCCGTTCGGCTTCGAGTTCGACGTGGTCCGCTCCATCGCCGAGCAGGTGCGCGAGGTGCACGGCCTGGGCGTCGAGGTCGCCATGGTCATCGGCGGCGGCAACATCTATCGCGGCCTGGCCGGCGCGACCAACGGCATCGATCGCGTGACCGGCGATCACATGGGCATGCTGGCCACGGTGATCAACTCCCTGGCGATGCAGGACGCCCTCGAAAAGCTCGACGTCCACACGCGCGTGCTGTCGGCCATCGAGATCCGCCAGGTGGCCGAGCCGTACATCCGCCGCCGCGCCATGCGCCATCTCGAGAAGGGGCGCGTCGTGATCATCGCCGCCGGCACCGGGAACCCGTTCTTCACGACCGATTCGGCCGCCGCCCTCCGGGCCATGGAGGTCAAGGCGGAGGTGATTCTCAAGGCCACCCAGGTGGACGGCATCTACTCGGCCGATCCCAAGAAGAACCCGAAGGCGCAGAAATTCGAGGCGATCACCTATCTCGAGGTCCTGGAAAAGGGCCTGAAAGTCATGGACGCAACGGCCATTTCCCTGTGCATGGACAACCATCTGCCGATCATCGTCTTCAATCTCGGCGTGCGCGGCAACATCCTGCGCGCCGTCACGGGGGAGAAAATCGGTTCGATCGTGAAGGAGTGA
- the frr gene encoding ribosome recycling factor, which produces MMVNEINQKAQKKMNETVEHTRKELTAIRTGRASLSILDGITVEYYGTPTPLNQVATLTVPDPTLIVAQPWDVTLIPKIEKSIRASDLGLNPANDGKVVRIPIPPLTEERRKQLARKVHEIAEHGRTAIRLERRDANEALKKLLKEKKISEDDEKRGLDLVQKQTDLHIQQIDELSKHKEDEILKI; this is translated from the coding sequence ATGATGGTCAACGAGATCAACCAGAAGGCGCAGAAAAAGATGAACGAGACCGTCGAGCACACGCGGAAGGAGCTGACGGCGATCCGGACCGGGCGGGCCTCGCTCTCCATCCTGGACGGCATCACCGTCGAATACTATGGCACGCCGACGCCGCTCAACCAGGTTGCGACCCTGACCGTCCCCGACCCCACGCTGATCGTGGCCCAGCCGTGGGACGTGACGCTGATCCCGAAGATCGAAAAGTCGATCCGGGCATCCGACCTGGGGCTGAACCCGGCGAACGACGGCAAGGTCGTGCGCATCCCTATCCCTCCGCTCACGGAGGAGAGGCGCAAGCAGCTGGCGCGCAAGGTGCATGAGATCGCGGAGCACGGGCGCACCGCGATTCGCCTGGAGCGGCGGGACGCCAACGAAGCGCTCAAGAAGCTCCTGAAGGAGAAGAAGATCTCGGAAGACGACGAGAAGCGCGGTCTCGACCTGGTGCAGAAACAGACCGATCTGCACATCCAGCAGATCGACGAGCTGTCGAAGCACAAGGAAGACGAGATCCTGAAGATCTGA
- the ispD gene encoding 2-C-methyl-D-erythritol 4-phosphate cytidylyltransferase, which yields MTVAAILVAAGRGARMGADRPKAFLRLGGTTLLERALRAFTSHPGIGRVVVAVPDPGEAGRELGPSASGVLLVRGGAERQDSVRLALEALRPSEADIVLVHDAARPLVSRELIDAVIAAAREHGAAVPVVAPAETIKRLAGDGHIEGTLPRETLRLAQTPQGFRTAWLREAHALAARDGFRGTDDAALVERSGIRPATVPGSPGNLKITTPLDLVLAETLLAGPASGEDHG from the coding sequence ATGACTGTCGCCGCCATCCTCGTCGCCGCGGGCCGCGGCGCCCGCATGGGGGCCGACCGGCCCAAGGCGTTCCTGCGCCTGGGCGGGACGACCCTCCTGGAGCGGGCCCTTCGCGCCTTCACCTCCCACCCGGGGATCGGGCGCGTCGTCGTGGCGGTGCCGGATCCCGGGGAGGCCGGTCGAGAGCTCGGCCCGTCCGCTTCGGGGGTCCTCCTGGTGCGCGGCGGGGCGGAGCGCCAGGATTCGGTGCGGCTGGCCCTCGAGGCGCTCCGCCCCTCCGAGGCGGACATCGTCCTGGTGCACGACGCCGCGCGGCCGCTGGTGTCGCGCGAGCTCATCGATGCGGTGATCGCGGCGGCCCGCGAGCACGGCGCCGCGGTGCCGGTGGTCGCCCCGGCCGAGACGATCAAACGGCTGGCCGGAGACGGACACATCGAGGGGACCCTCCCGCGCGAGACGCTGCGTCTGGCGCAGACGCCGCAGGGGTTCCGCACCGCGTGGCTGCGGGAGGCCCACGCGCTCGCCGCCCGCGACGGATTCAGGGGGACCGACGACGCGGCGCTGGTCGAGAGGTCGGGAATCAGGCCCGCGACCGTCCCGGGATCTCCGGGAAACCTCAAGATCACCACGCCCCTGGATCTCGTCCTGGCCGAGACCCTGCTCGCCGGCCCGGCATCTGGAGAAGACCATGGCTAG
- the ispF gene encoding 2-C-methyl-D-erythritol 2,4-cyclodiphosphate synthase gives MASPRPARIGGTRATSSRPRPRQAITAPSPQLRIGCGADAHALRPGRRLVLGGIEIPHPLGLAGHSDADVLSHALCDALLGALGLPDMGTRFPDSDETLRGRSSLFFLQDVMREARERGFEIVNVDTVVLAEAPRLQRHLESIRASLAAALGVPPASVGLKAKRLEGLGAVGRREGIMAQAVALLSGPRA, from the coding sequence ATGGCTAGCCCACGACCGGCACGAATCGGCGGGACCCGAGCCACATCCTCGCGCCCGCGGCCCCGGCAGGCGATCACCGCACCGTCCCCGCAGCTGCGCATCGGCTGTGGCGCCGACGCGCACGCGCTCCGTCCCGGGCGCCGCCTGGTGCTCGGAGGGATCGAGATCCCGCACCCCCTGGGCCTCGCGGGACATTCCGACGCGGACGTCCTGTCGCACGCCCTGTGCGACGCCCTGCTCGGGGCCCTCGGCCTGCCCGACATGGGGACGCGCTTCCCCGACTCCGACGAGACCTTGAGGGGCCGCTCGAGCCTGTTCTTCCTGCAGGACGTTATGCGCGAGGCCCGGGAGCGCGGGTTCGAGATCGTCAACGTCGACACGGTGGTCCTGGCCGAGGCCCCGCGCCTGCAGCGGCACCTCGAGTCGATCCGCGCCTCTCTGGCTGCGGCTCTTGGCGTGCCTCCCGCCTCCGTCGGCCTGAAGGCCAAGCGTCTCGAAGGACTGGGGGCCGTCGGCCGCCGGGAGGGAATCATGGCGCAGGCGGTGGCCCTGCTTTCGGGCCCCCGCGCATGA
- the gltX gene encoding glutamate--tRNA ligase, which produces MTPPRVRFAPSPTGELHVGNARTALFNWLFARRHRGVLILRVEDTDAARSRPDHETRLLDDLRWLGLGWDEGVDEGGENGPYRQSERLSLYQDKADDLIGRGLAYPCFCSQQMLEEERAAQREAGRASLYPGRCRRIPRDEAARRRAAEPAAVRFNVGAAAAGDTSIAFEDLVHGEVRFPMSQIGDFVILRRDGWPSYNFAVVVDDLQMRVSHVIRGDDHLSNTPRQLLVYGGLRAPALPRFAHLPLIAGPGGAPLSKREGAASLAWFREEGYPPEALMNYLALLGWSPPGGQDLLTKEELVAQFGFDRVSRAPAIFDRPKLDALAARHMARLPADRLVDLASEQLRRAGYLPAELPAGAREWIGRLALLYAERLPRMSNLPTDASVLFDFAPPKSLADPEVRQALLDPRSRGVIEALARRLGEEPLTAPRFQALADEVRRETGAKGRDLYHPIRIALTGSPSGPEMVKFLPVIEEGSRLPLPRPIVPCAERARSLLAATRASTS; this is translated from the coding sequence ATGACGCCGCCGCGCGTCCGATTCGCCCCCTCGCCGACCGGAGAACTCCACGTCGGCAACGCGCGCACGGCGCTGTTCAACTGGCTGTTCGCCCGCCGTCACCGCGGCGTGCTCATCCTGCGCGTCGAGGACACCGACGCGGCCCGGTCGCGGCCGGATCACGAGACGCGTCTTCTGGACGACCTCCGCTGGCTCGGGCTCGGCTGGGACGAGGGCGTGGACGAGGGCGGGGAGAACGGCCCGTACCGGCAGTCGGAAAGGCTGTCCCTCTACCAGGACAAGGCGGACGACCTGATCGGGCGCGGATTGGCCTATCCCTGCTTCTGCTCGCAGCAGATGCTGGAAGAGGAGCGCGCCGCCCAGCGGGAGGCGGGGCGGGCCTCGCTCTATCCCGGCCGATGCCGGCGGATTCCCAGAGACGAGGCGGCGCGTCGGCGCGCCGCCGAGCCGGCCGCCGTGCGTTTCAACGTGGGGGCGGCCGCGGCGGGGGACACGTCGATTGCTTTCGAGGACCTGGTGCACGGCGAGGTGCGATTCCCGATGTCGCAGATCGGGGACTTCGTGATCCTGAGACGGGACGGCTGGCCGTCGTACAACTTCGCGGTCGTGGTGGATGATCTGCAGATGCGAGTGAGCCACGTGATCCGGGGGGACGATCACCTGTCGAACACACCGCGCCAGCTCCTGGTATACGGCGGGCTCCGGGCGCCCGCTCTCCCCCGCTTCGCCCACCTGCCCCTCATCGCCGGCCCCGGCGGCGCGCCGCTGAGCAAGCGCGAGGGCGCGGCCTCCCTGGCCTGGTTCCGCGAGGAAGGGTATCCGCCCGAGGCCCTGATGAACTATCTCGCGCTCCTGGGCTGGTCGCCTCCGGGCGGCCAGGATCTCCTGACGAAGGAGGAGCTGGTGGCCCAGTTCGGATTCGATCGCGTGTCGCGCGCCCCGGCGATCTTCGACCGCCCGAAGCTCGACGCGCTCGCGGCGCGGCACATGGCTCGCCTCCCGGCGGATCGGCTGGTGGACCTGGCGTCCGAGCAGCTGCGGAGGGCGGGGTACCTGCCCGCCGAGCTTCCGGCCGGCGCCCGGGAATGGATCGGCCGATTGGCGCTTCTCTACGCCGAGAGGCTGCCGAGGATGAGCAACCTGCCGACGGACGCCTCGGTGCTGTTCGATTTCGCGCCTCCGAAGAGCCTGGCCGACCCGGAGGTCCGCCAGGCGCTTCTCGATCCCCGATCGCGCGGCGTCATCGAGGCCCTGGCGCGGCGCCTGGGGGAGGAGCCTCTGACGGCCCCGCGGTTCCAGGCCCTGGCCGACGAGGTCCGCAGGGAGACCGGAGCGAAAGGCAGGGACCTCTACCACCCGATCCGGATCGCACTCACCGGAAGCCCCTCCGGCCCCGAGATGGTGAAGTTCCTCCCGGTGATCGAGGAGGGGAGCCGGCTGCCTCTGCCGCGGCCGATCGTGCCGTGCGCCGAGCGGGCGCGTTCTCTGCTCGCCGCCACCCGGGCGAGCACCTCGTGA